Proteins found in one Artemia franciscana chromosome 13, ASM3288406v1, whole genome shotgun sequence genomic segment:
- the LOC136035024 gene encoding uncharacterized protein LOC136035024, with protein sequence MEARIGQKQSLILSDLDKEMEGFDSAISSFTSSSKSFSSKSSYSSFTNSDGVTAESEENHEANREVNMLKRSGEETQVSGYENESHNKASWDSRTGVTQSECTSSNNKISNVDQLSINDNAYGLASKLNQLKFSESLEDKSQKTNSSRSNSSNTVSESLQENGSNFQSRGMGKALTKNDSNASVQSQSSSTQSQTIVEESCIDTEQRNFKDVKSVFMNQQNNNASTRSVTKSGNDKKNTSAFSNELLKLESQQKRFEDNKKAYSELPATNRQTSPPSQYRPVIDTVDLLPRQIEDEIIMLENVQPFTPSDIEILFNPISRKITLEAHREEKTKDGGAILHSVSRYWVVPNSMELDQLNCFIDKKGQLVLSTKTILSEISRIKILNDDAQRQPTIDESEIIQEAVRPSDVRKKFEKIAAEEKANSQKQYIKINQSTSPILKTRSQKPDAPTNVSSATSPAPETPKTHLSTATVFVSAAEDKSQKDAKVEQATAEKQALKHTLKEAKQSVATAQDLLSERFDRKALEQEMKLQKDIIQDNAQYQVQTGKSTYDFMAECESEFRKIQQNAERAMQNNFGTFTDSFDTDMKMASLDSRHHMSSIFDDNASSRALKSRYALEHGHFGSLFHDIDADTRVQKLEQTGETLKFTVNVGSCREDQLRVKLISSRLVLEAEWEEGYSRRSIRREWTLPSSISPERIRCTLSSDGVLVITCGN encoded by the coding sequence aTGGAAGCAAGAATTGGACAAAAGCAAAGTTTGATTCTAAGCGACTTGGACAAGGAGATGGAAGGTTTTGATTCAGCAATTTCTTCTTTTACGTCATCATCGAAATCCTTCAGTTCCAAATCTTCCTATTCATCCTTCACGAACAGCGACGGAGTTACAGCTGAATCAGAGGAGAATCACGAAGCAAATCGAGAAGTAAACATGCTGAAGCGATCTGGAGAAGAAACACAGGTGTCCGGATACGAAAATGAATCACATAATAAAGCAAGCTGGGATTCTCGCACTGGGGTTACCCAATCAGAATGTACATCTTCTAACAACAAAATAAGCAATGTTGATCAACTCAGTATTAACGATAATGCCTATGGTCTTGCTAGTAAACTAAATCAActtaaattttcagaaagtttGGAAGATAAAAGTCAAAAGACAAACAGTAGTCGCAGCAACTCTAGCAATACTGTTTCCGAAAGTCTTCAAGAAAATGGTAGTAATTTTCAGAGTCGAGGAATGGGCAAAGCTTTGACAAAAAATGATTCAAATGCTTCTGTTCAAAGCCAGTCTTCCAGTACCCAGTCTCAGACAATAGTAGAAGAATCTTGCATAGACACTGAACAAAGGAACTTCAAAGACGTTAAAAGCGTATTTATGAACCAGCAAAATAATAATGCAAGCACCCGTAGTGTCACTAAAAGTGGTAATGATAAAAAGAATACATCAGCTTTTTCAAACgaattattaaaattagaatCACAACAAAAAAGATTTGAAGACAACAAAAAAGCTTATTCTGAACTACCAGCAACAAATAGGCAGACATCCCCCCCATCACAGTACCGACCTGTTATTGATACCGTTGACCTATTGCCCAGACAAATTGAAGATGAAATAATAATGCTCGAGAACGTACAACCATTCACTCCGAGTGACATAGAAATACTGTTTAACCCCATATCGAGAAAAATTACTCTTGAAGCACatagagaagaaaaaacgaaagatGGTGGAGCAATCCTCCATTCAGTTTCCCGCTATTGGGTTGTTCCAAATTCTATGGAACTCGACCAATTGAATTGTTTCATAGACAAAAAAGGTCAACTTGTGCTTTCAACAAAAACAATACTATCTGAAATATCTAGAATTAAAATTCTGAATGATGATGCACAAAGACAACCAACTATAGATGAATCTGAAATTATTCAAGAAGCTGTAAGACCGTCCGACGTTCGAAAGAAGTTCGAAAAAATTGCGGCAGAAGAAAAGGCAAACTCCCAAAAGCAATACATCAAAATTAACCAAAGTACTTCACCAATCTTGAAAACAAGGTCACAAAAACCTGACGCACCTACTAATGTCTCATCAGCTACATCCCCTGCGCCTGAAACTCCTAAAACGCATTTATCAACTGCAACAGTCTTTGTATCAGCAGCAGAAGATAAATCTCAAAAAGATGCAAAAGTGGAACAAGCTACAGCTGAAAAACAGGCTCTAAAGCATACTTTAAAAGAAGCTAAACAATCTGTCGCAACAGCACAAGATTTGCTCTCAGAAAGGTTTGACAGAAAAGCTCTTGAGCAAGAAATGAAATTGCAAAAAGACATCATCCAAGACAATGCCCAATATCAAGTCCAAACTGGAAAATCAACTTATGATTTTATGGCAGAATGCGAATCTGAATTCAGAAAGATTCAGCAGAATGCAGAAAGAGCCATGCAAAATAACTTTGGAACATTTACAGACAGTTTTGACACTGATATGAAGATGGCTTCACTTGATTCACGCCACCATATGAGCTCAATTTTTGATGACAACGCTTCTTCTAGGGCCCTTAAATCCAGATATGCACTAGAACATGGCCATTTTGGATCTCTATTTCACGATATCGATGCAGATACTCGTGTACAGAAATTAGAGCAGACAGGAGAGACCCTCAAATTTACAGTCAACGTTGGCTCTTGTAGGGAAGACCAACTTCGTGTGAAATTAATTTCATCAAGACTTGTCCTTGAAGCAGAATGGGAGGAAGGATATTCAAGAAGATCGATTCGCAGGGAATGGACACTGCCATCCAGCATTTCACCAGAGCGGATCAGATGCACCTTATCTTCCGACGGTGTTCTTGTTATCACTTGTGGAAATTAG